From Streptomyces sp. SAI-135:
ATGCCCATCAGACCCATCGTCGCCATGATCGCGCTGACCGCCAGCAGAACCGGCAGCAGCGCCGCGACCAGGGCCCCGAACGCGATCAGCAGGATGCCGAGGGCCACCGGCACCGCGGAGAGCTCCGCCTTCTGGAAGTCGTCGCCGAACGCGTCGTCGAACGTCTTCATCATGCTGGCGCCGCCGATCTCCTCGATCCGCAGCGACTCGTGCTCCTTCTGCACCCCCTCGACGGCCTTCAGTACCGGCTCGACCCGCTCCCCGGCGGTGTCCGCGTCGCCGCGCATGTCGAACTGCACGAGCGCGCTGCGGCCGTCCTTGGAGATCGTGTTCGTGTCGTACGGCGAGGTGACGTCGGTGACCTTGCCGGTGCCCTCGACCGCCTTCACGACGGCGGCGACGGCCGCCCGGAAGTCGGCGTCGGTCGCCTTGCCGCCGGCATCCCTGGCCTGGATCAGCACCGACTCACTGGCCGGCTCGTCGATCCCGGCATCCTCGATGATCTTGGCGGCGGTGTGGGTCTCCCCCTTGAGCTGGTCGCTGTCCTTGACGTCGACCCGGCCGGCCGCCGAGCCGAGGCCCATCGCCAGGACGACGAACAGCACCCAGATACCGACGGCAGCCCATCGGTGCCGTGCGCTCCAGCCGCCGGCCCGGGCGGCCAGGCCACGCACCCTTGTGTCTCCGTTCCGCATGACGGGCTTGCCCCCTCGTGAGCGGTGACAGCCCCCTGCCGTCACCTTTCGTTTCGAAGGTATGAGCTGGATAAACCCGTCTCGTCCTGCTGGCCGGTGAAGTGCGGGGGTGCTCTGCTCCTCCCAGGGGACCGCGCGCCCTCCGTACTGGGGACGATCGTGACCCTTACATCTAACGGACCTCGTGCGGGGCGGTGATCAGGGTCCCCCGGCACCGGGTCCTAGGGTGGGCACATGACGACGACGTACGCGGCGCTGCTGCGCGGAATCAACGTCGGCGGCAGCAGGAAGGTCCCCATGGCCGACCTGCGCACGCTGATGGAGGACCTCGGCCACGGCGGTGTACGCAGCTACCTGCAGAGCGGGCAGGCCGTCTTCACCGCCGACCACGGCGACGAGGAGTCCCTGGCCGCCGAGCTCACGGACGCGATCGAGAAGCGGTTCGGCTTCCCGGTCGACGTGATCGTCCGCGACCACGCCTACCTGAAGGCCGTCGCCGACAACTGCCCTTTCCCCGCCGCCGAGTTGGAGGGCAAGCAGCTCCACGTCACCTACTTCTCCGCCCCCGTCGACGCGAACCGCTTCGCGGAGATCGACCAGGCCGCCTACCTCCCCGAGGAGTTCCGCCTCGGCGACCGCGTCCTGTACCTGTACGCCCCGGACGGCCTCGGCCGCTCCAAGCTCGCCGAGCACCTGTCCAAGCCGCGCCTGAACAAGGGTGTGATCGCCACCAGTCGCAACTGGAACACGGTCGTCAAGCTCGTGGAGTTGACGACGACGGCGGGTTGAGATCCGCCACAGTAACTTGCCGCGTCCATGCGAGCACCGTAGGTTGACAGGCGAAGCATGGGCTCGACGGCGCGCCTCGATGTGGATCTCGGCAGGGTTCGGGGGACGGAGAGACGCATGGTGAGCCAGGACGTGCTGGGCGCGCGGGGACTTGCGGGTCGGTCGGCATGAGCGGGGTGAACCTCGTGACGGTCGTCACGCTCCTCGGTGGCACGGCGTGGACGCTCCCCGCGCTGGTACGGCAGCGCTTTCGCGCTCCGATGCGGCTTCATCTGTGCCTGTCGATGTTCCTGCTCGGCATGGGAAACCTGCTGGGCCAGCTCCCCGGTCACGCGGTACTGGACGGCATCACCTTCACCGGGTTCACGAAACTCACGTACAACGCGGCGATACTGACCGGACTCTGCCTCATGATCGGCTTCCTGCGTGAGCACCCGCTGCAACGCCGGTCCCTGGGCACCAGGGGCGAAGTGGTGCTCTGCCTGAGCTGCCTGACGGCGATGGCCGCCCTGACCGCGTCGCTGCCGCCGTATCTGCGCAACCACTCCCTGGCGGCGCCCTACCTGGACGACTGGCGCGTGCGCGCGTTCTACGACATCGGCGGCCTCTATCTGGTCTTCGGATACGCCACGTGCGCCCTGATCGCCGCCCGTCTCGCCCGGCGCGGCCAGCCGCTGCGCCGCGTCTCCCTGGGCACCGTCTCCGTCGGGCTGCTGGGGCTCTCCCTCAGCTGCGCCTTCCGCATCCTGTGGGTCAACTGCCGTGCGTTCCGCGACTTCGGGCACCACGTCACGTACGCGAACGCCTTTGTCTTCGGACAGGTGGCCGCCATCGCGGTGTGCGCGGGGCTGAGCCTGCCGTGCCTGGCCAGCACGGTCCAGTTCCTGCGCGAGAGGTCCTGCCACCGGGCCCGGTTCCGCGGCCTGGAGGA
This genomic window contains:
- a CDS encoding MAB_1171c family putative transporter, giving the protein MSGVNLVTVVTLLGGTAWTLPALVRQRFRAPMRLHLCLSMFLLGMGNLLGQLPGHAVLDGITFTGFTKLTYNAAILTGLCLMIGFLREHPLQRRSLGTRGEVVLCLSCLTAMAALTASLPPYLRNHSLAAPYLDDWRVRAFYDIGGLYLVFGYATCALIAARLARRGQPLRRVSLGTVSVGLLGLSLSCAFRILWVNCRAFRDFGHHVTYANAFVFGQVAAIAVCAGLSLPCLASTVQFLRERSCHRARFRGLEELWRRLADLYPELVLDRAPRYRRRPPLDYSSVVYRRYVECRDGLTRLSPYLRRAAQETPSAAGTSAGPDLARLVDRALRLHGDTDLADGAASAPSIVVAPGGGHDADYESDLAGLIELSRGLEELRTAAPRSRSRVVASGRHPAGTLSRSSARPGPRPVPEPSAVSGRGDGPNGA
- a CDS encoding DUF1697 domain-containing protein, which codes for MTTTYAALLRGINVGGSRKVPMADLRTLMEDLGHGGVRSYLQSGQAVFTADHGDEESLAAELTDAIEKRFGFPVDVIVRDHAYLKAVADNCPFPAAELEGKQLHVTYFSAPVDANRFAEIDQAAYLPEEFRLGDRVLYLYAPDGLGRSKLAEHLSKPRLNKGVIATSRNWNTVVKLVELTTTAG